The Neodiprion lecontei isolate iyNeoLeco1 chromosome 6, iyNeoLeco1.1, whole genome shotgun sequence sequence ttttgttgaaagtAAGGGCGGCTCGAAAAGGCGACTaagtggtctagtggagtaagtctccggtaaagcatcgctagataccaggttcgattcctggctccgtcgttaatttttcaaattcaccagttgttcaaatttacatattttcaataaaaattattcttagcTGCCTTTATGTTGTTACTAAGTTCATCTCTGAATTTTCTGAATGTCGCTAACCCGAGGAGACTACCTGACCTTCTCGCTCGTTTGTAAAGAGAGTTGCGTTTCTTAATACGTGTTTTCGGATTTTCGGTTAGCCAAGGCGCATGACGTTTATTAATATTGTACGTTTGCCACGGGGCCTGGATATCCAAGATTGAGGAGATCATAATAGAAAGAGAATTCGTATGAGAGTCAATATTAAAACTGGACAGAAGTGGATTTGAAGATAACGCCTGGCTAGTCCGGAGCTCGACTGAAAACATATTACGAAACGCCAAGTCATCGAATCTCTTGAAATTACGCCGAGAGATCGTACGATTCAAAATAGGTGGTGATTCGAACTGATAGACCAATTCGATCAAGTCATGCCCGGCGATAAACGGAGCGTCAGCTTGGAGAATGACACTTTCTTGGAAGAAgaatcaataataaaaacatcaAGCCAAGAGTGGGATTTGTTCGTGTGAAAAGTGGCACTAGATTCTATTATGTGCAATGATTTAGATGAAGAACATTCTCTTAGAAACTTCGCCTCGTAACCCGAACTTAAAAGATTGCAGATTAGATCACCACTGataattacatttttgtaCGCAAATGCAAACTGAtcgaaaacagagaaaaaatcgGCAAATAGGAACCCCTTAGGTCTTCTATACATCGAGGTAAACATAAGAGATTCATTGTTTTGACAGCGTAATTCCACGATAATGTGTTCTGGTGCATTTGAAAATTGGTTCGGTGAAGCGGCTAAGATCTTTACAGTAAGAGATTTATGAATATAGCATGCCACTCCACCTCCCCGTTTTCCGTGCCTGTCGTTCCTtatgattaaataattatctaGCTGAACCAGATCATCGTGTATTAGAGGATGCAGCCAAGTCTCGGATATTGAGATGATACGATAGCTGTGGTTAGATAAGTGAGTTCGGACAAGATCGATGTGACCCAATAGGGAATTCGCGTTAAAATGCGCAATGTTGAGATTAACATAAGACGAGTTAATTTCTGGCAGCGATGATGTAACGATGTCGTTGGAAGACTTCGGTTTCAGTCATGTGAGTGAGTCCAAGTCACTCTCGGCATTGATTTGGATAATTTCGGTCTTTTCACCCCTTCGAACGTAAATATTCCCGGCCTTCGGCCATACGAATTTGTAGCCAAGATCTTTTGCTTTCGATTTTGTGCGACGCAGCAAGTTATAGTTCGCTGACGGCAGGAATTCGTTGATAAAGATGTTTCCTTTTCTATTAAGTGCGAAAACTTCGTTGATGGATAACTCCTTTTTCTCACGTCTTTTCTGGATGATAAAATCGCGAACTCGTGATGACTTTAGTAAAACAATCAGAGACCCCAAAGCGGCTTAAGTCGTAGTGGATGTATGCGGACGTTCCCCATCAGCCAAAGGCTGTTTCGAAGGTATTTGTCGTATTTCAAGAATGTCGCTAGTTAATCCGGGAATTCCGAGTGCCTTAAAAATCATGTCAACTATTACGTTCGGTGTATCTGTGATATCAATCGGCAGTCCAGATATCGTGATCTCCGCGCTCGTGTTGTTGGAATCGTTATTGGTAAGACGATTCGACAGTAAGTTGACTTGCGACTTAAGGGATCGTCTCAGTGTGACCCTCCGAAAAATCActgattttcgcgaattttttttttaatgttcaaaTAAACTAATCggtccggtttttttttataaataaatacgtttatgaagaatacaaaatgatttttttaaagtttatttattgagtgcatcattgttgtataaattgttgtaatttcacgtgaaaaaaaaggtgctGCACGGTTTCCACGATGACGGCCGCAATtttgaactgaaaaaaaaatttcaaaaagattattgatctaTAGGAAAGTCGCTATCGCGCTATGgaggggttttttttttcaaatttgacaaaatggcggcggtttgaacaaaaagtgtcgaatgtggccctttttttcgacagtttttcgtaaaaaaaaataggaagttttcaaaaaaaaaaaaaaagcttccatagcgcGATAAAGAATGACGTTTAAAATGTTCTCCCGAAATTGGAACTAGATATCTTTAAAACTCTTCCTTTGAGAGTGgaaaccgttttgaaaaacaccattctgagaaaaacgcgtttaaagattgatgttggaaaagtttatataaatcgtttacttacgatcaatcagcgatgccaggtcttgatttttttcttggggGTTTCTCTCGTACGTCTATCCGTGGTGGATGTCAAAAACGAACTGAAATGCTTGGACAGTTTATTCTGCAAGGTTATAGAACCTAAGCACCTTAGTACTCGCGCAGGTAGAAAACCCGTTCCCTTTCTACAAGAAACGCTGTAGCGAccgtaataatttgaatttcgattcaAAAATTCGAGAGAATGTTTAGAACAGTGTATACTATacgataatgcaaaaaaaaaaacaatttattgaaaatttcacactgagaCGATCCCTTAAGTGCAGAGTTTTCTTCCCTGATCGTTTGAATGTCCACCTTTGTCGCTTCGGAATTGAGTTCTAGTGTCCCGATACGATTGTTGAGCGTTTCGTACGACGATGAAAGAACTGAAACGTCAGCACGGAGTTCGGCAATATTTTGCTCTACACTCGAGATTGACGTTTGAAGGCATTTGAATTGGCCGGTGTTGACTGTGCTCATCGATTTTAATTGACGCATAAGATCCTCTAGGGTGATTTTGTCGTGGGATCCTGTGTTATCTAACACTTCCTCGTGCGTTGGAGGATCGATTGATGTATGGCTCTTTATAGGTGACCGTGGAATGGTTGTGGAACGCTGCATGACGCAAGGTTCACAGTAGACACTGTCTAATGAATCCGCGCCATCGGGGTCGTACCCTAGTCTGTTTGTGGCACACTCGACATGGATTATGGCACCACAATCACCCATGCAATCGGCAGTATTCATTCCTCTCGTCGTTTTGTTGCAGACCGAGCAGCGCgacattataaattattgttgtaaTACGATATGATGTGCGTTGATATGATAATCGCGCGAGAATCGTAAAGTAAGTCTCTGATGGTGGTTCAATATATGTGAGTTAGTTTTTCATGACACGAAGAGTTAAAGGTACGAAAAAAACATCGTCACACACACTGTAATGTGCTCCatataaataaacattgaaCAGCGAAAGAGTTAAAAGGTCCAAGTCACTATACACTGCACGCACTGAATGCTGTAAGTGTGAGAATGTTTGTCAGCAACAAGAGATCGACACACGTACACGCCCACACACGATCATATGCCCGCGTAATCTCAAGTGCGAAAATTTCGATAACTCACACTCATGATACTGGTTTCACGGTTTAAACGTTAAGCTGGTCACGACCTAGCTGCGACGGGCGCCAGCAACAGGATTGTTTATTGTAAGTCTATGTACACAATACGGTTACTCAGAGTTATGCACATTCAAACCCTTTGAATGTGTCGTACTGATCGTTACACAATAAAGACGTCTATGCAGTAAATCGGCGCACAGCACTGTCGAAACCGTTTATCGCGAGATTGAAACAGGAAAGTGGAAAAACTTGATATCAGACTGAAAAATGCACTCGCGAGTCAGAAATTACGGCTACTGATAAAATCTTGGATTAGGCATTTGATGAGccatagaaaataaaaaactgatCCCTCTTTCTCGTGTGAATTGAACGGGTTTACAGAGGTCGACGTGACGTTTGTCGAACCGctaagagtgagagagagagagaggaaacaGAGAAGAAGACAGTGGGACAGCAAGAGGGATGGAGCGAGGTGGTGAGAAGAGGCCGCCCCAAAGCGACGGCGAAACCCGCCAACCCAGTGCCACCCCCTGCACCCCTGCTTAAGCCGGGCGCCGTGGCCTCGACAAAGGGCGGACAAAAACCAAGGCCCAGGAAGCCGGTCCGGCCTGACGCCGCGCCATGCTAATTAAGATGGCGGGAGGAACCAACTATGCTGACGTCTTCAAAAAAGTCAAAAGTGGAGTGGACCCGGAGAAGGCTGGGGCAAACGTAACAACAGTCAGGAGGACTAGGGGGGGAGATGTCCTCCTCGAGGTCAAGGGCCCGAGCGGAGCGCAGGCCCTGAGGGAGGCGGTCAAGGGGGTTCTAGGGGACTAGGCGAAAGTCTCAACCCTAGAGCCAACAATGACCGTTGAAATCAGGGACCTAGATGAGGTAACAACGACGGAAGAAGTAAGGGCGGCACTTAGCAGCGCTCTGAAAGCCCCACTCGAGGGGCAGATGAGGATGAGTGCAGGCTTTCGGGGAACCCAGGTCGCTCTGAGCAGGATGCCAGAGCGGACTGCCCGGAGGCTGGTGGCCCTAGGTAAGGTTGAAATTGGGTGGACCGTCTGCCGGATCCGGGAGAGGATCATGGTGGACAGGTGTCACAGATGTCAGGGGTTCGGAGATCATGCTGACCGATGCCTTGGCATTGATAACACAAATGCAGAAGGTGCGGGGAGACCGGCCACAAAGAAAAGGAGTGCGGCAGGACCAGCCCAAGATGCGTGGTGTTTACCAACAGCGGAGCGAGGGCGGACCACTTCTCTGGAAGCGGCCAATGCAGAGCCTTCAGGATAGAGCTGGAGAAGGCAAAACTCCGGCACGGCAGGAAAACCGCAGGGGGGGTGTCCAACCCCACGCGTGCGAGGGGAACGGGGACGGTGGGAGTGGAGTCAGTCATGCCTCCCCCACCACGCTCGGTGTCGCTTTCGGGCGGAGGCTCGACTTTACCACCGCGGCATGCCAGGAGTGAGGGAGAACACCACCACGAGACCCGGGGGTGGGCCTGGAGTAGTAATACTCCAGGTCAACCTCAACCGGAGCTGTGCAACCCAGGACCTGCTGACTCAGAATGCCGCCGAGCAAACAGTAGGGATCCTGATCGTATCAGAGCCCAGCAGCGCGGGAAAGCGGGGGAACTGGCTGGTGGACAGGAGGGGGGATGCGACAATACTGACGACGCGCAACCTCCTGGGTACCATCACGCTGGAGGGGAGAGGGAAGGGGTTCGTCTGGGCGAGAACCAGCGACTTAACCATCTTCAGCTGCTATTTCTCGCCCAACGTCGCGCCCGAAAACTTCGAGGCCCAGCTGGATAGCCTAGAGGCCAGCATCCGGACAACGAGGGGGCAGGATCATCGTGGCTGGGACTTCAACGCGAAGTCCCGAACTGGCGGTCCTCGAAGCTGGACGCGAGGGGCCAAGCCGTTGCCAAAATCCTGGCGAGGCTAGGCCTCCTCCCGCGGGGGGGTCACCAGAGATGGTAGTGGAGGTGCGGGGGTGGAGGGTCCTGGAGGACGAAACTCTCAGCGACCACCGCTGCATCGCCATGAGGTGGGCTCCAGGGAGGACCGAGGACCAACGGGCCAGGCGGCCGATTGAGGGGTGGATCACCGGAAGGCTTAACAAGGAAGCACTGGAAACCGCCTTCCGGGAGAGAAGCGAGGCCAAGACCACACCGGAGACAACGGCGGCTGACTGACTGATGAAGAAGATCCGGAGAGCGTGCGACGCCGCGATGCCACGGAAAAAGCCTCCTCGTGGCAAAACGGCGACGCACTGGTGGTCAGAGGAGATCGCCCAGCTGAGAAAGGACTGCTTCCGGGCCAGGCGTAGGGTCCAAAGGGAGAGAGCAAGGGGTCAGCAGCTCGATGCAAGCCTTGAGGACCTCAAAACCGCAAGGAAGAGACTGCGAGGGGAAATCAGGGCGAGCAAAGAGAGATGCTGGCAGGAGCTCCTGGACACTACAGAGGAGGACTCCTGGGGACTCCCCTATAAACTAGTGACTAAAAAGTTCGGTGAGCATAAGAGCCCCGACGACCCGGAAACGGTTGAAAAGATAATCAAG is a genomic window containing:
- the LOC107223936 gene encoding uncharacterized protein LOC107223936 codes for the protein MPGVRENTTTRPGGGPGVVILQVNLNRSCATQDLLTQNAAEQTVGILIVSEPSSAGKRGNWLVDRRGDATILTTRNLLGTITLEGRGKGFVWARTSDLTIFSCYFSPNVAPENFEAQLDSLEASIRTTRGQDHRGWDFNAKSRTGGPRSWTRGAKPLPKSWRG